In Pseudomonas sp. MTM4, one genomic interval encodes:
- a CDS encoding zinc-dependent alcohol dehydrogenase family protein: MARIVRIHEYGDASVLKLEDLEVSAPAANEVQISVKAIGLNRAEVMFRNHAYLQEAEFPSRLGYEAAGIVTAVGSDVTEITIGDSVALIPPLDIARWGTYGELANVPAHLVVKSPENLSFEEAAASWMQYVTAWGALIEQAKLRQGDFVIVTAASSSVGLAAFQMARMVGATSIAITRTHAKKQALLDAGAAHVIVSDEEDIVERVMTITAGQGARVVFDPVGGPSFEPLTQSMARGGILLEYGALSSEPTPFPLFTVLGKSLTLKGYIYAEIVADLEALERAKAFILQGLKSGTLRPIIAKTFALSDIQDAHRFLEANQQIGKIVVTV, translated from the coding sequence ATGGCACGCATTGTCAGAATTCATGAATACGGTGACGCCAGCGTTCTGAAGCTGGAAGATCTGGAAGTATCGGCACCAGCAGCAAACGAGGTGCAAATTAGTGTTAAAGCCATTGGCTTGAACCGAGCCGAAGTGATGTTCCGCAATCACGCATACCTACAAGAAGCGGAGTTCCCCAGCCGCTTAGGCTACGAGGCCGCAGGCATCGTAACGGCAGTTGGGAGCGACGTAACCGAGATCACGATTGGTGACTCGGTCGCTCTGATCCCACCTCTGGATATTGCTCGCTGGGGCACCTACGGCGAGTTGGCCAATGTACCGGCCCACCTGGTGGTAAAGAGCCCTGAGAACTTGTCCTTTGAAGAGGCAGCGGCGTCTTGGATGCAGTACGTCACCGCCTGGGGGGCATTGATTGAACAGGCGAAGCTACGGCAGGGCGATTTTGTCATCGTTACCGCCGCGTCAAGCAGTGTTGGCTTGGCCGCCTTCCAAATGGCTCGTATGGTCGGCGCCACATCGATTGCGATCACTCGAACTCACGCGAAGAAGCAAGCCCTACTTGATGCAGGCGCTGCGCATGTCATCGTCAGCGATGAAGAGGATATCGTCGAGCGTGTTATGACGATAACTGCCGGTCAAGGCGCTCGCGTTGTATTCGATCCTGTAGGCGGGCCGTCCTTTGAACCTCTCACGCAGAGCATGGCGCGGGGCGGAATTTTGCTGGAGTACGGCGCACTTAGCTCTGAACCGACACCATTCCCACTGTTTACCGTGCTGGGCAAAAGCCTGACTTTGAAGGGCTATATCTACGCAGAGATTGTGGCCGACCTTGAAGCCCTAGAGAGAGCAAAGGCTTTTATTCTGCAAGGGTTGAAGTCCGGTACGTTGCGCCCGATCATCGCAAAGACATTCGCACTTAGCGACATCCAGGATGCCCATCGTTTCCTTGAAGCCAATCAGCAGATCGGCAAGATCGTG